A single genomic interval of Arachis duranensis cultivar V14167 chromosome 7, aradu.V14167.gnm2.J7QH, whole genome shotgun sequence harbors:
- the LOC107458176 gene encoding zinc finger protein GIS2-like, protein MEVRTFSELANKSRLAEECVKRRVAEEGSHREHNQGFAPRGQEFKERGYIQHFPQGRNNFATSEESQRNGKGKRAAAASNVLSCQRCGNHHLNRPCRLGLGVCYKCGLPGHVSRNCQQGESQDAGRSRQ, encoded by the coding sequence atggaggtCCGAACTTTTTCAGAGTTGGCGAATAAGAGCAGacttgctgaagagtgtgtgaaaaggagGGTTGCAGAGGAAGGAAGTCATAGAGAGCACAACCAAGGATTCGCACCAAGGGGTCAAGAGTTTAAGGAGAGAGGATACATACAACACTTTCCCCAAGGACGGAATAACTTTGCGACGAGTGAGGAGTCCCAAAGGAATGGTAAGGGAAAACGGGCAGCGGCTGCTTCTAATGTTTTGAGCTGTCAGAGGTGTGGAAATCATCACCTAAATAGGCCATGCCGATTGGGGTTAGGCGTATGTTACAAGTGCGGGTTACCAGGGCatgtatcaagaaattgccAACAAGGAGAGAGTCAGGATGCGGGCCGATCGCGGCAGTAA